From the genome of Setaria viridis chromosome 1, Setaria_viridis_v4.0, whole genome shotgun sequence:
CTGGAAAACGACGCTGACTCCACCTCCTGCCTGTTCCTGAATCTGAGGTACAACGATGAAGAACTCGCCGCTGAGTTCTCCCTCCTTCAGTCTGGCGTCTGGGGGGTCGCGAGGTCCACCGTCACGGAGCTCCCGCAGCGCATATTCGACACCATGGTAGCTCACAAGTTGCTCGTGGGCAGGAAATTCTACATGACAACcgccttagggggtgtttgggaggaggctgctaaattttagctcccgtcacatcgaatgtttggacaccaattaggagtattaaatgtagactaattacaaaactaattacacaacccctaagctaaatcgcgagacgaatctattaagtctaattagttcatgatttgacaatatggtgctacagtaaccattcactaatgatggattaattacgcttaatagattcgtctcgcgatttaacctaggggttctgcaattaattttgtaattagcttatatttagtcctcctaattagtatccgaacattcgatgtgacagggttaaagtttagccccctcctccaaacacccctttaggcTACATTCTCGGGTTGGATTTGGTCACTGCCAGCTTCTTTACTGTCCAGCTTCCGGCCGACATCTGGAACAGCACGTCTTTCAGGCTCTCACGCCCTCAGCAATCTGGGCTCTATCTCATTGATGCAAAGGGGTTCCAACTTCAAGTGTGTCGTGGCGATGGTATGGGCCAGTGGGCGTTGGTTGATACTATCTCTGTACCTAAGGTGTGCGGTCATCTTAATGTGCGGCGTTGGGTACCAGATGATGCACAAACAGCTCCTGTTTCGGTCCTTGCAGCTGGGGAAAATGCGGAGTTTGTGTTTTTGGAGCTTGTGGCCAGTGGAATAGTCTGCTGTATCCAGTTGAGCAATAGGGCTGTTGAGAGGGTGGGTGTGGGTTTGAGGATGACAGAAGACTTTATCCGTCCCCTTACGATGGTTTGGCCTCCAGTCTTCCCGGTGCTTAACTAAGCAAATGAAGAATACTGCTCCCTAAGAATTGGTATTTCAGTGCTCTGCTCGATTGTCTCTCATCGTGAATGTCACGTAGAGTAGTTTTGTTAATGCCCTGGTTATGCTGGAGAAACAGTTATGTTCTTTAACTTCTCGTAGAGTAGTTTTGTCAATGCCTTGGTTATGCTGGAGAAACAGTTATGTTCTTTGGATGGCTGTAAACTTTGAGCTCTATTCTGCTATTTAAATATATGGTCCTCTATTTGTCGTGTCACCTAGATATGTCCAGTAATTAGAAAAAACATGGAAAATTGAGATTAATTAATTGTTTGTAGAGAAGTAGTGAATGTTACGTGGGAAAACTGAACCAAAAACCGAAACAAGCACATCCTTTTGCTTCATTGATGTCTTCATCTCTTACCCTTCTGGAAATTAAATATGGAACATTGTTACATGTCCTGTGCCTCCCCTGTTAGCATGTTGCCGACCTCTTGAATGAGGTGATCAGTGTTATAGTTGAGGCCTTCCCAATTGGTTGCTAAAGAGATGTTTGTGACTTTGTTAGTTATGTCAGCACTTAGGAAGAGGAGTTAGCAAGTTGGCAGGTACTTCAACTTCAAAGGGTTACTCTAACCTTTTTAACACTTGATTGGGACTAAAAAGCTTTGTTGGGTTGCTGCTGTTTAATATGTTTCTATATCTAGCTTTATAATATTTGATAGCTCTTGCTGAGAAGGCTGATTTAAACCAGTGGTGTACCATGGCAGTTTATTCTTTGGGGAAAGCAGTGATGCACATTTTACTCTAAGTGCTGATGAATCCATAAGGATCGATAATActgaaatataaaaaaattaaggaGAAACTATGTGTCTGCAACATACTGAATGACGTAGCCTTAAAGAAAGTTGTATCAATGGTGGTTTCATTGCTGATTAATTAGTAAATACATGATTTTGACCATTATAACTATCTGGATTTATTATCCAGTGAACACCTGCAAGTAGATAGATAGCCCTGAATAATAACTTGCTTTTGAAAAGAATGATGCGTGCACTTAAGATCAGTGTACACACAGTTTTACTATACCAAGAATATTGCGTGCACTTCAGTGTACACACAGTTTACTACACCATCAGATGTCACCACTATCTTTAGGTGCTATATATTTGCTTCAACACTGCAGTTTTTGGGCTGGAGGCCTAAGATTCGTGATAAATGCTCCAATGCAAATGTCCGGGGTTTCTGTTGGAGTTCATGTCCCACATGTTTCGGCATCTGTTAAAGACACATTCAGATTAATGGATCGTCAAACTTTTGTTGCGGTCAATGTTCAGATGCCAGTGGTAATGGAATTgcaggtctgtgatgatggcAAATGCAGATTCCAGAGCTATCGGCTGGTTCTATTGCTGGAGAAATGGACTTCTTTTATATAAATTCTTGTAGTCTAATTATATTATTTTGGTGTGCATGAGCCTATCACTTTCAATCTTAATCAATCCaaatcttttttgttttttcttcatATGTCATCACCGTATTCTGGTGGTCATTACGTTTTTTCTGTGACTGTTTAAACTTTGATAGAGCATTTTTTAAGAGTGAGAAACCTGAAGGTATGTTGTGAAGCACATCGATGCTGGTGTTTCAGATGTGCAAGCTTCTACCTCGGTGTTTGCTCTTCCTCAATTTA
Proteins encoded in this window:
- the LOC117855096 gene encoding uncharacterized protein, which encodes MGRTERKRSGPAAAVPAAVASVLGNDVLLAEILLRLDLPTWLVRAALVSRRWFRGASDPAFLRHFRALHPPRVLALHANAVGFGRGETRCLPVPQPPGLAAAAPSRRCAARNSATAATAACWYNDEELAAEFSLLQSGVWGVARSTVTELPQRIFDTMLGYILGLDLVTASFFTVQLPADIWNSTSFRLSRPQQSGLYLIDAKGFQLQVCRGDGMGQWALVDTISVPKVCGHLNVRRWVPDDAQTAPVSVLAAGENAEFVFLELVASGIVCCIQLSNRAVERVGVGLRMTEDFIRPLTMVWPPVFPVLN